The genomic DNA TATCTCCGGGGAGTTCAACATTGCGCGTGACAAAACGTACCTCCATAGCAACTCCTCCATTCGTATGGTGCTTTATATTACTGTTACTGCCATTATTCTAGCATGATATCCAAATAGGCTCAAATGTGCAAATTGTGTAAATATTAGTCACATTAGTAATGCCAAAAGGTTTATATTTAATCACACAGCCATCTTAAAATAGGTAAAAAGCAATAGTGGCGTAAGATAGGGTTTAGTATTATAATATCTGCACTTTATGCGTTTCTTGTTTTAGGATTGCATTATTGCCATTTAAAGAATGGAGGTTATAAAAGTGAAGTTTTCTAAGAAGATACTGAACATCAAACCATCAGCTACCCTGAGCATTTCAGGTAAGGCGAAGACCATGAAGGCCGAGGGCAAACCCGTCATCTCTTTCAGCGCGGGAGAACCCGACTTCAATTCGCCGAAGTCCGCCCGCGAGGCGGGAATCGACGCGATCAACCGCGGCGAATCGCACTACACGCTGAACCCCGGCATAATAGAGCTGCGCCAGGAGGTCTGTAATTACTATAAGAGGCGTTTCGGCCTTGATTACACCCCGGCGGAGGTCATCATCGCCCCCGGAGCGAAGCCCCTTCTCTACGAAGCGCTGCAGGCGCTCGTCGACGAAGGCGACGAGGTGATCCTCTTCGCCCCCGCGTGGGTCAGCTACGTCGAACAGATACATATGGCCGGCGGCGTGGAAAAGGTCGTCGACACCATCGCGACCGGACTGCTGCCGACGAAGGAAAACCTTCTCGCGGCCATCGGACCGAAGACGGTGGGACTCATCCTCAACTCCCCCTCAAACCCTACGGGCGCCATCTACCCCGAAGAGACGATGAAGATGATCGCCGAGGTCGCGAAGGAAAAGGACCTCTGGATAATCTTTGACGAAATATACGAACGTTTTGCCTACGCCCCCGCAAAGCATGTGAACATCCTCAACGTCGCTCCCGAGATCAAAGACCGCGTGCTGATAATAAACGGCGTCAGCAAGGCCTATGCGATGACCGGCTGGCGTATCGGCTACGCGCTCGGCCCCAAAGAGATCATCGCGAAGATGAGCACGCTGCAGAC from Cloacibacillus sp. includes the following:
- a CDS encoding pyridoxal phosphate-dependent aminotransferase → MKFSKKILNIKPSATLSISGKAKTMKAEGKPVISFSAGEPDFNSPKSAREAGIDAINRGESHYTLNPGIIELRQEVCNYYKRRFGLDYTPAEVIIAPGAKPLLYEALQALVDEGDEVILFAPAWVSYVEQIHMAGGVEKVVDTIATGLLPTKENLLAAIGPKTVGLILNSPSNPTGAIYPEETMKMIAEVAKEKDLWIIFDEIYERFAYAPAKHVNILNVAPEIKDRVLIINGVSKAYAMTGWRIGYALGPKEIIAKMSTLQTHLTSNACSIAQWAACGAVKEADADVDAMRDEFAKRRRVIVDLIREMPYVSVKEPEGAFYVFVDIRKCPIPDDMEFCERLLNEKYVAAVPGTAFFAPGFLRLSYACSMENIKEGMARMKEFLEGLKK